A stretch of DNA from Anaerobacillus isosaccharinicus:
GTAAGCATTTTTTGAGAAAAGCCCTTTTTAGTTTTTACTAGGATCATTTCCATAGAATAAACTAAAATAATTGCGATAACAGCCTTTAGTATATGGGTTGCTGGAAATTGAATTAAGTACAGTAAAGTAATGCCTGTCCCAACCATGATTACATAAAGTAATCTTACAACCATATGAGTAATTTTAGCTCCCTTAGCAATGTTAGCTCGATAAAGATAAAATGTCATAAGGAAAAGCACAATTAAGACCATCCAAAAATAGGCATGTGGATGATAAAACGCAGAATACGGCATATGTAAACCTCCAATTTTTTTATTGACTAGTTAATAATACCTTGTTACGTTCAAGATTGCCAAAAATATGGATTGTAATTATTGTTAATTTTTTAATTCAAACGATTAAAGGAGACAAAGTAGTTAACTAATCGAAACAAATTTAACCCCTCTGATATTAATGATTTCTAAATAGACTCGATTATAGCAGTGTGTAAACTGGCAATTTGGATTGTTCACTTTTTATTTTTGCTTAACTACAGCAAAAAACGTTTCTTCAAATACTGAAGAAACGCAATGTCTTGTACTAGTGGTGTTACAGAGAACGAACCCTACTTCTGTATGAAAAAAGAACGGCAACGCTAATCAAAACTAGTAAAACGATTCCAGCGGATATCCAGCGATGTGGATCAGACTTGTAAACCACTTCTTCACCTACTGCCCACTCAGTGCGATGGCCTATGCCATCTTCTGCAACAAAACGAAATCCTCTCTGTTCGTCATAATGAAAGTAACCTTTTGAGTCGAGGGTGCCGCGCTCAATTTCTTTTCCTTGCCCATCATAAACAACAACGATCGTTCGAGTAGAAAAACTACCGTCTTCGTAAATAACCTTGATTAAACCAGGCTCTTTCGGCTCGATAACTAAACGATGAGCAAAACTAGATGAGGGGTGGAATGTAAAAAAAAAGACTAATAAAGAGAAAAGGACAATCCATTTTTTCATGTTATCAGCTCCTCAAAAACTTCCTAATGACTATGACCGTGCTCGTGTCCTTCATATTCAATTGGATCTTCTGGGTTAACTACTCCTGTACTTTTTGTTATTTTCATTTGGAATTCTTCTGGATGATGTTCAGTAAAAATACGGTAGCTACCACTCT
This window harbors:
- a CDS encoding YisL family protein, translating into MPYSAFYHPHAYFWMVLIVLFLMTFYLYRANIAKGAKITHMVVRLLYVIMVGTGITLLYLIQFPATHILKAVIAIILVYSMEMILVKTKKGFSQKMLTSYWLIFLVTLVVVILLGYRVISF